Proteins encoded within one genomic window of Perognathus longimembris pacificus isolate PPM17 chromosome 28, ASM2315922v1, whole genome shotgun sequence:
- the Pdzd11 gene encoding PDZ domain-containing protein 11, with protein MESRIPYDDYPVVFLPAYENPPAWIPPHERVYHPDYNNELTQFLPRIVTLKKPPGAQLGFNIRGGKASQLGIFISKVIPDSDAHRAGLQEGDQVLAVNDVDFQDIEHSKAVEILKTAREISMRVRFFPYNYHRQKERTLH; from the exons ATGGAAAGCCGGATTCCTTATGATGACTACCCAGTGGTTTTCCTGCCAGCCTATGAGAATCCTCCAGCATGGATTCCTCCTCATGAG AGAGTATACCATCCAGACTACAACAATGAGTTGACCCAGTTTCTTCCCCGAATTGTCACACTAAAGAAGCCTCCTGGTGCTCAG TTGGGATTTAACATCCGAGGAGGAAAAGCCTCTCAGCTAGGCATCTTCATCTCCAAG GTAATTCCGGACTCTGATGCACATCGAGCAGGGCTTCAAGAAGGAGACCAAGTTCTAGCTGTGAATGATGTCGATTTTCAAGATATTGAGCACAGCAAG GCTGTTGAGATCCTGAAGACAGCTCGTGAAATCAGCATGCGTGTGCGTTTCTTTCCCTACA atTATCATCGCCAAAAAGAGAGAACTCTGCACTAG